Part of the Triplophysa rosa linkage group LG3, Trosa_1v2, whole genome shotgun sequence genome, GCTTTATGAACGTCACgtgtaattgttattttttgttatctattacaataaaacaacagagtaGCAtgtgggcaattccgtgaaaatgtcaatgaAAAAAATTAACCAACGGTTTTTACTATGCTAACTGCACAaatatcaacatttggtggtttaaatacccatgtgaggtctctctctctttttaaagcatttgttttatttttagtgcatgatttttcatggTGATGTAAGTACTATTTTCAGGATTgccacatccataacggtacatattcctcataaatggacacattaatatatatatatatatatataaaataaagtaagtatttgattttctataaagaggcatcccttccaTTCATTAGGAATTATTggttcaggtttgtgcattttaattcacagaaatccaacAAAGTTTGACGTCTCCCAAAAActgtgtcctttttttgtcacatcctgatccataacgcatgtttatttcccttttttaaaatagaacaTTTGTTCATAGACTGATATTCTTCTGAtcagactctatcaacaagggtttagtaaaatataaacagatgattcaatgtatttgtaacaaatacattctctgagcatttttatgtcacgtccagaATGCAAAATGACAcgtccataatgctggaattgcccatgtAACCTTTTTTCAAATGAATCTGTTTTAGTTTGATGTTTAGGTTTTTATAACAGCACAACTAACCTCGCTTTGTTTCCCACAACAGGTCAGACATACAAGTCAGCGATCCTGGAATATTTCAACAAACATGGTTTCCAAAACCCGGCAGAAGAGTTTGTTCAAAATGACGATGACACAACCATCTGCAAACTGAGACTCTGCGGCCGTTTTGCTTTCCATGACACAGGTGATTTCAACTTGTTTATGTTgattaaacaatttattttatgttgaaaaagcatttatttaagCTATTGTGATGGTGTTGTCTTCATTGTTTCAATTGGACTGTAGTCGGTTCCACCAAGAAGAAACAGGCAGAGCAACAGGCGGCTGAAGTTGCTCTGAAACATCTATCAAAAATCCTCAACTTTGGTCCAATATCAGACAATGTGAAAAACTTTAAAGGTGTTCTGAAGGAGAGTTTAGAAACACATGCTCTCAGCGCTCCTGTTTATGACACAGACAGTAAAGACGTTCCTGGAGGAACCAGCCCAGAACCTTCAAACCGTAAgtttggttttaaaataaattatacaaacTCTTGCATCTATGACAATTGGAACCATGAAAAACAAGGTTTTTTTCTCTGACCGGGACAGTTTCTGCAGTGAAACGGCCTTCAGACATGCAGCCTGACAACATCTCCACATCATCTCATCTCCCATCATGTCAGAGTCATGTGTCAGTCAGTGCTCCTGCTTTTGTGTTGGACCTGCACGATCCCAGTTCTCCAGACTTGCAGAGAAAAAAAGCCAGAATTGATTCTTCAGATAATAGATCAGGTAAAGTTAACTGCAGTGTTGAATAAGGGTGCATAGTCATAGTTCTGAGATGAAAACGTGAAATCTCATTTTGATATTACAGCTATCACCTGCTTTGGTAAAGTGACTGTGACTCTTGATCGAGAAGTTGTATCGGATGGATGCTGTTCAAATGAGAAGGAAGCAAGTGAATCAGCTTATAAAGTTTTATGGCAACATTTATGCATCGATGCTTTAAGTGAAGGTAAAGTAAAAAGGTTTCCATATGTTAACAATTGAGGAATTAACATAAAGCCGGTTGTTTTGCTCTTATTATGAGCCTGACTAGTTAGCATGTGTAGAATCTTGAAATAAAGCacgttttgaaataaaatacacaCTGTTTGTATAAAAAAGAATTTTTGGACAATGTAACCTGGTTTTTGTGCCCTCTGAAAAAGGTCAGACATACAAGTCAGCCATTCTGGAATATTTCAACAAACATGGCTTCCAAAACCCGGCAGAAGAGTTTGTTCAAAATGACGACGACACAACCATCTGCAAACTGAGACTCAGCGGCgcttttatttttcatgacaCAGGTGATTTTAAGTATCCAGTATTTAAacttagagatgcaccgatatatcggccagtAATCGGTATTGTTTGATTTAAGCACATTTTCCCACTAACGGCTATCGgacgatagtttaaaaacagccgatgatcagggccgatatatcctgtcaatcaaaagaagaAACAtaaccagtttgatgttcaatattaatagtcattataagttaagaaatgtaaatttaatcttcagaattggtatcggcagatatcactctgaataatcggctatcggtaccgaaatttagtatcggtgcctCTCTAATTTAAATCAgctattgttttgtattgtagTCGGTTCCACCAAGAAGAAACAGGCAGAGCAACAGGCGGCTGAAGTTGCTCTGAAACATCTAGCAAAAATCCTCAACCGTGGTCCAATATCAGAAACTGAGAAAAACTTTAAAGGTGTTCTGAAGGAGAGTTTAGAAACACATGCTCTCAGCGCTCCTGTTTATGACACAGACAGTAAAGACGTTCCTGGAGGAACCGGCCCAGAACCTTCAAACCGTAAGTTTGGTTTTTGAAGCAAATTTGTTGTGTCTAATGACATACAGTAAAGGAATTAGTCTCTTGATATCTAAACGACATTATTTCTACAGTTTGCGTCATTCAGACACCAGTGAAACAACCTTCAGTCCTCTCCACATCATCTCATCTCCCATCATGTCAGAGTCGtgcttctgtgtctgtgttGGACCCTCAAGATTCCAGTTCTCCAGACTTACAGAGAAAAAAAGCCAGAATTGATTCTACAGGTAATGAATCAGAAAGATTGCTTTATGTGGGATGAGGTCAGATTTTTACCACAGAATCGTATCCTCCGGCTCAACTTATAATAActgattttcatttgtttttgggcaaaaaagatttttgcttcaaattacaaaagttacaatatattgtatattttcaacaacaaaagagttcattgcaaaaacaaacaacttcaaAAATCGTCTTTTTTACTgcgcattccaagtaatattattcaaactgcagttttttcattaagtaataataactcgaaaatacagcaaaaaaaaacatgacttttgacaaatttgtttttgcaaataaactcttcaaatagaGATCATTAGGAAAACATCCCATGCATATTCACAGTGTGTGTCTAAGTGTTTGAATCAGTATCTCTaagttatacatttatattaataggCTTTTATATCCTGCATCCTTACTGTACATCTGCGTCAAATATTTTTCAGAAATTGACATGCTGCTCACCGTATGGAATCTCAAACCGCCACATGTGAAGGTCGAGAACATTGAGTATGATGAGAACTTCAAATGTACTGTGGAAATCAACTTGGAAAATTTTacttttacaaacaaacaaggcTATGACACCAAGAAGAAAGCCATTCACAAAACCTACATGTTATTCGGCTGCGCAATGGGAATTTTTGAAGCTAGTATAGGTAACGTGTTGGGTAAAGTATTATTGAGCGTTGTATCTATTACATTTATGCTCCTTAATTTAAGATTCTTTTTGTTTATCTCTTTTTCAAGATGAAAAGACATCCAGTTTGCAAGTAAAGCAGCACTTCTCTCAGAAATCTCTCGCCCTTCCTCAGGAAGATGTTGAAGGTTCTGCAAAGGCATTCTGTTGCTCACTAAAGAACATAACTTACAGTGTTATCTATGAGGAACAAGGTTAGTAGTTAACAGTTGTCTCTTATCAATTTTACAGTGAAAATGTATGTTATTACTGTATaactatttgttttatttaatctaTACTGGTTTGGAAACATATTGCATTTCTTCAGCATGTCAATGTGTCCTCATATTTTTTTAGGGCCTTCAGAGTGCGAAGCCAAGTTACTTGTTCTCAAGAAAGCTCTAGGTGCACTATCACCTTTATTTGACTATACATCACTAACTGCAGCGAATAGTCCTGAAAAAGTGCAGGATCAACTGAGCTTCATGTTAAAGGGGGCTGATCAGAAAGATCCAGTGATCTCACTGGACGGGTCGCTGGTGAAGACCTCCATCCGGCTGAATTTCACGGATCATACAGTCAAGTGCACATGCAAAAGCAGCAAGAAAGCTGCTCGGAATCATCTCAGTTTACGCATACTGAGCCTGCTGGGGGTGAAGACAGGTCAGAGATATATCAATTTACTCTATATCATATAGTATATTGGATTTGGATTatttctataattagatatgaGGTACTTTAATTGCTGTCAAAATATGAAACCAATATGTGACCATATTTACTTAGgagtcttaaaggaacagttaatGCTGTTTCAACCCATTtaactttcattttagggtaaaatattcctttaaattgTCTAATCTTCACTAACATTATAAGTGGACCTTAAATGTAAGAAGAAATGTATGATCTCACCTGTCATTCTGTACCTCTAGACTCAGACAGTCAGTCTCTGAGAAACCGTTTAGATGAGTGGTTTAAACAGCAGAATCTAGCGCAGCCTGTGTTTGAAGACACTGAAGAAGCCCTCGGAGCAAAAGCGACATTCTCTGTTCAGTTCACCTGCTGTAGTCCAGGTGAGCTCTGACATACATCCCAACAAATACTACTATCACATTCTGATAGTGCTAGCTAGTTACAGTGCTGTTTTAAAACTAAATTTAAGTTtcaaaatatttgcatgtaatattaaatgttttatttaaggtTGGGAGAACAGCTGGGAAACAGCGAAAAAGAAGCTGGTTGAAGAACTCAAGCAGAGATTTCAGTTTCTAAACgactaaaacacaaaaaatctgATATCTgccacaaatgttttttttgtatgaaTGGAGTATTTGACTTAATCCGGTTGTACTTTAAGAAAAATGCACATGTCTTTGAAATAGAATTTTTTAGGTGGTAAAACACAGTAAACTTTAATTCATTCAAGAgggctttaaaaacaaacacacaaaagttACTTTAATTAGGAGCTTTAATATTCTTGGATGAaaccatttttaatatttataacaaACAACGGTTGGTACAACATTCATGTTGACTACAACTCAATAATGGACCATCAGTATACTTTATATCAGTGCTGGAAATTTGTAATGCGATGTGCATCTGTGCAATTGACAAATGGTGTATTTGTCTTTTTCTACTGTTTTAAGAACATATGAATTCTGAAATGTGAGCTTCAAATGTTGATCTCAATTGCCCATGAATTGTTTGTTTCACACTGTGGATTGTGCAATTTTAAGGCTATAATAAACTAATAAagctaataaacaaaacatttacaaagaaCTTTGAGCAAAGGATGATTTATTATGCAGTGtaaaacaatttctcgttatttGCATTATAGTTGTTTCAACTACACATATTATCCCTACACAAAATTTAAGCACACTATATCTAAAAAATACTAAGAAACGTTAAGATACTAAGAATCTGTGCATGCAGCTACTGTACTCAAATTGCGCTAGCGGCAAGGTTTCGAattagaaatagctcattctaaggtcataaaaacataacgcttcattatgtaaggtctttatacagccctgaagacatagttatgtatattatattgcatttctgtcaatagatgctccaaaaaattacacactggacctttaaaagcacTTTAATTTTATACAGTTGCTAGCACGGGTTTATTTAATTCCATTTTCATAACAGTAAACTTGTCTAGATATCTATGAGAGGAACTGAAGATGAAAATTTATTTTGGTCCAGGTCTTGTCTTCGTGTATTTTTAACCGATAGTAAAGTGTTGTTTTTCTACTGGCCACCAGGTGGCAGTGAAACGCTTTAATACATGACAATGTTCTTTGATAATGATGGTAAGTGATGGACTCTGTCTGGGGTTTGGGTTTGTAGGCTTTCTGTTCTCTGGGTCAGGATGTTCTTTCTCAATGTTCTCTACAGCCAGACATCGTTTCCAAACTCATTTGAGAGAAACTTTTTAGTACAAAGTCACATGTGATCACGCCGTCTTCTCACATACTTCCAGTAAAATCTAATGAGATTGAACAAGAACACATTCTTCCAGTGGCGCAGAAATGACGCTGTTTAACTTATTCTGCATGCATGACAAACAATTTCACTTGCATACTTCTATGGCAGAACACGGCCAAATAAAAACTACAGAAATGTTACATGAtattctgtattgtattgtacacATCATCCCCATCTGCTGCTCTTACATGAGAACATGCAACCAAACCACAGTCCTTGATCTTTCTGTAGAGCCACATAGTCGTGAAACATGCAATTTTCATGTTTTGCAAGCAGAGGAGCAAACCCCCCTTAGTCTTCACATTCCCTGCCCCGTGTGGTTAACAAAATCAGATAAAAACTGACAGGAATGCAGCATCAGGCTTTCTGTAATGGCTATCAGTCCTGCCAAAACACGTCTGTTCAAAGGGAAAAGTATCTTGTATCGTATTTAAAAGGCTGTAGGAATGTCTTAATGACAGATGCATGTGCGAAAacagtgcatttaaaaaaaaaaactggcagGTGGTCCTGAGAAATTGGTTTCCTGTAATGTAGTCTAAACGTTTGTGTCAGAAAAGTTCATCTAAACTGTCTGTTTTAGGAGATTTACTGTCCACGACAACAACGGTTTTGCATTACAGTGGTTTTTACAACTAGAAATACAAGTAATGCAAGTACACAGTTttctaatatacagtaaatggacCTTTTATACTTCAACTATTTCCTGCAACTTGCAAAGCTTCTTGCACAAAGCATTCTCAGTCTGAATGCAACAAAAGCAAAAGAATTTCATTGCAACACAGCCAAAAACACCACACAAGACTTTGGCACATGAATGAGCTCTAATTGCTCTTCAATTTATTTAGAAGCTTGTGTGAGGAGGAGCCAATGCAATTAACAAACAACGCACACAACATACATACAGCAAACCCTGATAAACCATGATACTGAGCGTATAAAACACCACCACTGAATATTCTGTACAATAACACAACAATCCCATTGGATGTTATTAAACTGGACCTGGGGATTGCTGGGAAATCTGAATCTGGAAAAGGTGAGTGCACAGTGTTTAGTATTTATCAACTCTTGAATTAAGTCCCAACAGCTTTCAAAGGTCACGGTCGTTGAGTCacttgtaaaaatgaatacagtttcatgtttaaatttcagagtttgtttttattgaaacTTTGGGGACCTGTTGGAGCAAATCTGCTGCCCACAATGCCAACTGGAGATCTACAAACTGACATTGACGTACAAAACTGTAATGAAATGACGCACATTTTTAATCAACTCAACATTGCTGTGAAGTTTCAAAAGATATTCCCTGGCAATGAAATCACTTATTTGATGTGGATTTGCACCAGTTGAACTGTTGAATCGAAGGTGACATAACATAACACGACTGCTGATGAGCTTCCTGGTGCAAAATGTGTTTATAGACCGAGTCCTTTCTAATCAGGAGTGGAGAACTTCAGCCTTTCCACAACTTTTCTCATTTATTCACTGTGAGGGGAACCTGTTTTATGGAACCGTCCAACCCTGGCGTGTAACATGTCCGGATGAATAAGGACCTGAAAATCAATGGAGCACAATGGATTATTCAGACGTGACCCATGGGAACAAACATATTTACATCACTCAGAAACTACATATAAGTCATAAGGGTTTGGAGTGACACAAgtgtgaataaaatatgaacTGAAGAAACTGCACTCGTCACAAAACATTAGGGATTTAGGGCCAGATTTACAGCTTGCGGCGTGCAAATGCCTCTTTTGCCGTAAAAAAACGAACTACTGTCGATATTTACTAATGACACGCAGTGATAGTTCACGCTGAAAAGGCGTGGACACAGTTTTTTTGCGACTGACCTTAATGACCTATTATTGCTTATagcatttgtaggagtttcctctttagacaaactttatgggaggagaTTATTTAAATCTCATATTATTCTTGACCTCTTTTTCGTCACGGTAATCCATGGTTTAAAAAAACTTGCGAAAGCTGAGGGAGTGTATTTTGCATAGAAATGCTATGTTGTACGTCAACGTCAACGTGagattgtaaaaaatgaaaaagtagtttcaaagaAGCTAGCtacttttttatagtaactTGTAGTGTAGCTAACTACTTTTTCAGATGGGTAGCTAAACAGTAACTTAACTACTTTTATTAATGAGTAACTTGTATCTTATCTAACTACAATTTCAAAGTAGCTTCCCCAACACTGTGCTCATGTTTAGCATTAATCCGACACTTGTAACAGTGtcaataagtcagaatgcatgaaatagcagaAATTTTCACTCCGATCGGTGCTTTTTCGAAATTGCGCTTCACGTATTAGTTTATTCACTCAAGTTAAATCAGtaagacaattttttttttcagtacaAACTTTGTTGGTCACTTACATCAGTGAGGGTCAGAATCGCCTTCACGTGTACATGCAGTTCATTATGAATTTTATGATCGTTCACTGGCGAGCGAAGACAATTTTCAACTCGCATTTGGCATTTTCCGAGTGTTTTTGGTCCTGCCAACATTCTTTGCCAACTTTTCCATAAAGTATATGGGACCAACAGCAATTACAAACACATTTCCACATTGACCTCAGCAGGCAAGAGACTCTGAAATGAGTTTCTTCTGTCTCCTGTTGATGCAAAGAGAGTTTCACATTCTTACCCCCATGCAACAAAGCCATATGCAAATCTCATTCACAGAATGAGCACAATGGACATTAATCCTGTAAATAACAAATGCGTTTACATGAAACATCTGCTGTAGGCCACAGGGACACGATGGAATCTTCTGGACACTCTAGGATTATGACTACTGTCAAAAGTATTAGGTCACAAACGTTAAAATGTTGGAAAGTCAAATGACAACCTTTTTCCAATCTGATGTTATCGTGTTTGAAGGTTAGTAGGAGCtgctgtttacatttatttctgcTCTGCCTCCACTTTTCCAGAAAAGCAAGTTGCAAGTTAGAGATCACATGtattatatgtttgcagcataAGGCTTCCAAAGGGTCTTGCCATctgtatttatttcagttgcacACACATGCTTACAATATGAAGTAAATGTTCTGGGTTTATCACAGAGCATAACAGAAGATGTTTTTGCAGTCACTGTATATTCGTATTGAAGGGGTTACAGTAGATTCACAGCATTAAATGAGAGCTTTTTTTCCTGTTGCTAAAGGTCATGGTCAATTTTTCTTATTAAATCCACACCATCATTTTTGttcgtttgtttacattgaacaacattctaaatatatataaaatatataaaaacataaaaaaacggaAAGAACCTCACTTTCGCAATACAAGTCAAAAGGCATAAAGTTGATGATGCGCACTTTCTCAGTCATCTGGATTAAATGAGTCAATTCCATTATAAAAAAAGAGACAGAAAACGTGGTTCTCCTTTAAGCATGTCTCTGTGTGTGCCAGTATGTCTCCGttgtgttttttggggggtCTTTTTTGTGGTTGGGCACTGTTGATGATTGTGGTTCATGAAAGGACTTGGCGACTTCACTACGCTGTTGCTTTTGGAAAAAGCTTTGAGGTTCACTTTTGAGGAAATGCTGATCTTCCCCATCTACCGTAAACTACACAAGcctttattttatgtaacaCACCCTTACAAACGTGGAGATATTTTTCGACCTGATATTATTCTTTCTGAAAAAAGAACAGATTCGAGTATGTGTTAAAACAGAATGAAATGCTTATTGTTTAATTCATTTAGTTAAACTTATAAGACTTCAATTAAACCGAATTCAAAGAAAAAGGCAGGAGAAGCAAAACGAGGCCCCCGCTGTGAATACAATCTCACTACAAACTGAGAGAGGAATTTTACAGAGATTAGCAAGGAATTTTAATGTAACACATGTGTCATTTTCAAGAGGGGAGAAACTGATAAAAATTGGAATGACATTACttcatatattcattttgtCAAAACACTGCTATGAAAACTTGTAGACTTATATATTTTCAGCAATGATGgaatttttcttattttctctcaGATCTCCCAGATTGTGAATGTGGGTTTATTGATCTATGAAGGCACTCAGGCAATGGCACAGGCTGGCGTTCTAGCGGTGGCACTGTGTGGATTACTGGTTGCCCGGGGCGACCTAATGAAACAGGCCCGCACACCTTTGCTGCCCAATCGGCCGTTTGTAGTCTTGTGGAACGCGCCCACTGAATCCTGCCGTCTTCGATTCAAGGTTGAACATGTGTCGATAATCTAGCAAGCATCACTAAATCTGTGTGGtccaaataatgaaaatgatattTGTGGTGCAGATGTTGTAACTATATCACGTCTTTTTCTCTTGCCAGGTGGATTTGGACCTTAGCGTCTTTGACATTGTTGCTAACCACAACGAGACCCTGAGCGGCCCCAATGTGACTATCTTTTACCATAGCCACCTTGGTTATTACCCCTATTACACCAGCTCTGGAATTCCCATCAACGGAGGCCTTCCTCAGAACCAGAGCTTGAGCAAACACCTCAGCAAAGCCCGAGCAGACATTGATAAGCTCATCCCCTTCAAGGACTTTCACGGCCTGGGCGTCATTGATTGGGAAAATTGGCGTCCGCAGTGGGTGCGCAACTGGGGCTCGAAAGACATCTACCGGAACAAGTCCAAGGAGCTTATAAGGAAACTGCATCCGAGTTGGCCGCAAAGCAAGGTGGAGAATGAAGCCAAGGAGATGTTTGAGAAAGCTGGACTGGCGTTCATGAACTCCACGCTTCTGCTGGCCGAAAGTCGTCGGCCGCACGGCCTCTGGGGTTTTTATCTCTTTCCTGACTGTTACAATTATGGTTACAAGCAGCATCCATTGCGTTACGGTGGAGAATGTCCTAATGTTGAGCACGTTCGCAATGACCACCTGATGTGGCTGTGGAAGGGGAGCACAGCCCTCTATCCTTCCATCTATCTCGACTATGAACTCAAGTCCTCACCCAACACGGTGAAATTTGTGCACTATCGTGTCAAGGAGGCCATGCGGATTGCCTCAATTGCTCGGAATGACTATACATTGCCGGTTTTCGTCTACTCGAGGCCCTTTTATGCCTACACATTTGACGTTCTGTCAGAGGTGAGTAGAGTATTGCAAGTGTTTAGTAAACAATTCAGAAAAGTTAATGCTGCAGTCTGTTGCTTTTGCCTCTATACTGCCATCTCTGTTCGAAACATGAAATTGAAGGTTACATTATGTACTTATCTTTACGTGGGTCGAAatcaaatgacatcaaattGAAATGTTACACAAAATCAAATCAATAGAACTGTTAAAGGTCTAGTATAtggaatttagcggcatctagtggtgagtaGTGGTTTGCGAACTGCAACCgaaggctcactccaccgctccccTTTTCCCTCTCGAAGCACGGCGATGGCTGACACaggatgttgtcatgttttcgtttctttgccAGTTGAGATAATGTAATTTCGCGGATTGTCTGTCtgaagtttgtctgtttagggctactgtagaaacaacatggcgagctcgatgtaaggggacccacagtgtatgtagatataaatagctcattccaagatagtaaaaacataacacttcattatgtaaggtctttatacacttctgaacacatagttatgtatattttattgcatttctgtcaatagatactttccacactggacctttaaactacTTTGAACAATCTGCAAGGTTCTTACCAACTTTTGCATTTCCAAATTcttgaaaacacattttcaagaATGTTACTGACAAAGGCGTCTGCAGGAAACTGTCAAGCACACATTGTTTAAATCACTTGTCAAATACTTGAATGACAGACCCTGCCCATTAGCCACCCTCCTCCACATCATGTTAAATGCCAGAGATATGCTTAAACACTCATCTGTCACCTAATTATGAGAGGAATGTTCCACATCAAACCCTGCAGTAGGTCTGCAGTCCTGTCTTCAGTTAAATGGGACCACCCGCCTTTTCTAGACAGTGAAATACATCAATAATGTACTTATTATAACTAGTTCGAGTTACGACTATAAAAGCTTCCACATGTTCATTGTGATGGTACAGGCTCAAGGCCATCGGTTACATGTAGGCCTACAGTATTGTTGTGGTCTCTCAAATTTTAACCACCAGATCCTATCCGATGATACAGTACACTGAATAAAGAATTTTTGCTCCTTGTTTTGCTCCAAATGTTGTCATTACATGGTTCATGTTCAATCATCAAATGTAATCCATTCAAGTTGGACTTCTTGAATAGCTTGTGTTGTGTAAAAAAGTTGAAACAGAGGATTtcaagttcccagcatgcattagGACAGCacgtttttgtgttatttgatgtgtttttcaGTCAAAGGAAACATTTGCTAATGTGTAAAGTTAAATCTTTGAgttttagaagagtttgttaaATTTTTGAGTTAACAAACTCAAACTGTGGAAGGACTGTGACTGTGGAAGGTTacatttaactcaactcaactcaactcaactttatttatatagcgcttttacaattttcattgttacaaagcagctgtacaggagacacattgactacaagcaaaacaatcaaagttgtacctgcaaaaacaagaaaaggttgaaaacacagaagacagacacacccacacacaaaacactccacacacacaacacgcaccaacacacacagacacagagacacacacacacacacacacacacacacacacacacacacacacacacacacacacacacacgacgtacacagacaagtacgcacacacacacaccacacacacacacgctcagtgagagcacacatttaggataaaggagagagaagcacaggtcaaatataacagactataaat contains:
- the si:ch211-91p5.3 gene encoding uncharacterized protein si:ch211-91p5.3; this encodes MTTEQSYKRFGDEKYKNWLKTAESLSILRIRMEDFVEKETETYHTALLGNKPGLKGNICKNRCYFKNKKESLCDLCKDWKDEIFNNHATKYNICWENCRPQLWPTNKWEVAKAYMSRGHREHCTFGEFDISAIFNLMTSCKHFKDTPKNCLHEVISVRNKVMHSPDFKMSNADREKHLVKVLEMAKKLEQRVPKLKDLDKEIKQFNDLLDKNFSQAPPCEVDGKLEDIQNLKEIQKVLDREQQAMKDKLEDFFLQFEGNQDKSVKEQSQDLLDFLDQNNLQENFGPQVSKLKEMQEKVDQHEQQISNLTDRVDHLEQKKPDHPVLPDRPPKYKNHLYEFARKKLWPEPVFTEEREPEGYKANVEVNGQTFFGKGVWNSTKAAHQEVANIALQNLMLQADKTEESSSSTLLPSLGIFFGKVIVVLDQEVASGGGYSNKEEAIESAYEDLWKNLQDVMGPVQGQTYKSAILEYFNKHGFQNPAEEFVQNDDDTTICKLRLCGRFAFHDTVGSTKKKQAEQQAAEVALKHLSKILNFGPISDNVKNFKGVLKESLETHALSAPVYDTDSKDVPGGTSPEPSNLSAVKRPSDMQPDNISTSSHLPSCQSHVSVSAPAFVLDLHDPSSPDLQRKKARIDSSDNRSAITCFGKVTVTLDREVVSDGCCSNEKEASESAYKVLWQHLCIDALSEGQTYKSAILEYFNKHGFQNPAEEFVQNDDDTTICKLRLSGAFIFHDTVGSTKKKQAEQQAAEVALKHLAKILNRGPISETEKNFKGVLKESLETHALSAPVYDTDSKDVPGGTGPEPSNLCVIQTPVKQPSVLSTSSHLPSCQSRASVSVLDPQDSSSPDLQRKKARIDSTEIDMLLTVWNLKPPHVKVENIEYDENFKCTVEINLENFTFTNKQGYDTKKKAIHKTYMLFGCAMGIFEASIDEKTSSLQVKQHFSQKSLALPQEDVEGSAKAFCCSLKNITYSVIYEEQGPSECEAKLLVLKKALGALSPLFDYTSLTAANSPEKVQDQLSFMLKGADQKDPVISLDGSLVKTSIRLNFTDHTVKCTCKSSKKAARNHLSLRILSLLGVKTDSDSQSLRNRLDEWFKQQNLAQPVFEDTEEALGAKATFSVQFTCCSPGWENSWETAKKKLVEELKQRFQFLND
- the hyal6 gene encoding hyaluronoglucosaminidase 6 translates to MLLNWTWGLLGNLNLEKISQIVNVGLLIYEGTQAMAQAGVLAVALCGLLVARGDLMKQARTPLLPNRPFVVLWNAPTESCRLRFKVDLDLSVFDIVANHNETLSGPNVTIFYHSHLGYYPYYTSSGIPINGGLPQNQSLSKHLSKARADIDKLIPFKDFHGLGVIDWENWRPQWVRNWGSKDIYRNKSKELIRKLHPSWPQSKVENEAKEMFEKAGLAFMNSTLLLAESRRPHGLWGFYLFPDCYNYGYKQHPLRYGGECPNVEHVRNDHLMWLWKGSTALYPSIYLDYELKSSPNTVKFVHYRVKEAMRIASIARNDYTLPVFVYSRPFYAYTFDVLSESDLIHTIGESAALGATGVVLWGSSEYSRSERNCLTVKNYIDGPLGHYVINVTSAAKLCSKALCKKNGKCVRKSLDSWAYLHLNPRFFNIQLNRGIHGPRFHVSGHLNNLDILDMKQKFTCQCYQGWTGIYCEMPQEAKSIAPHPRNGVLGELLVVLSLHFSCLSAIVFLGLCLILKCLIL